The sequence AGACCACAAATATCAGTACATAGGCGACGATAAAACCAACAGGAATCGAAAAAACACCGGCGACCAGTCCCATCAATCCGGTTTCTGACGTGATCATGATCGATAATTGTCTGGGCGTTACGCCAATCGCTCGGAGAATTCCCAGCTGCCGGGTTCGTTCGTATTGCAAAGCCATCAGCGCGCCAAATACGCCGACAAAGGCAATTCCTGCCGCCAGCCAGCGTAACGCCTCGGTGACTGCAAACGTTTGCCCGAAGACCTGCATCGATGCCTCATAAATAGCTCGGTTGGACCTAACCGATTGAGCGCCCTTCAGCAAGCCTGCAATCTGCGGTTCCAGTGCGCTTAGATCGGTATCCGGCTGGGCATAAATGCCGATGCCGGTGAAGCCTAAATCAGGCCAGTGGCGTAAATAGAGTGTGCGGCTCATTGCAATATGCCCCCGGTCGCCGCTGTAATCCTTGTAAATGGCCAGTATTTTGAAGGCCTGTTGACCTTGTGCGGTGTGCAGCAACAGGTCTTGTCCGGGTTTTAGCCCGTGATGATAAGCGTAAGGTTCGGTGATAAAAACACCTTGTTGTTCAAAGGTCTGCCATATATCGGCTTTTGGCGGGTGAGTAAAAAGGAAGCCGTGTTGGGCTTGATCGTTGAGTTCGAAAACAGACGCATCAATCAAACCGTTCACGCCTCTGATACGCGTGTGCAGCACACTGCTGAGCTTGGATACTCCCGGAATTTCAGCTATTGCCGTTTTCAGTAGCTGATCGACCGCAGCTTTGTTATCAGCCAGTTTCTCCCCGGGCAAGGCCACATATAAATCTGCCTGCAAGCTGATTTTTAGCCAGTCCGATACGGTTTGACGGAAACTGGAAATCATCAAATCCATGCCAATAGTTGCCGATACGGCAATCATCAGGGCGGCAATGGCGATGCCGGTCCGGCTTATCTCTGCCGTCACCAGTCGGGGCGGCAGTTTGCCCAGCACACCGAATAAGCGCCCCGTTAGCCATTCGACGCCTTTCATAATGACCAAGGTAATGCCGGGAGTCATCAATGCAAAACCGAACAACAGCATAAAGATGCAGGCCAAGCCTAGCCTGATGCTTGTTTCGGAAAAATAGGCCAGGCCCAGGCCCAGAAAAATGAATACCACGCTTAAACTGGTCGCAATTTTGATGATGCGTCTGATGCCCGATTCCAGTTGCGAGCGAATAATCACCGTGGAAGGCGCCAATCGGGTCGCTTCCAAAGCGGGCGGCAAGACGGCCAATAGCGTTGCACCAACACCCAGTCCTATGGCTTTGCCGATTTGCCAGTAAGAGACAAACCAATCGCCGCCTTCAATCCTGAAAAAAATACTGTTCACGGTTGCCGAGACCAGATGCAAGAGACCTTGGGCTAACATAATACCCAGCAAAATACCGGTGCCGGTGCCCGCCAGGGCCAATAACAAGGCTTCCTGCACAATCATTGTAAACACCTGTTTTCGACTGACGCCCAGTAAACGCAAACTGCCTATCAAGCGCCACCGTTGAATCACCAGAAAGGTCATGGTGTTATAGATGAGAAACATGCCCACCAGTAGCGACAGCAAGCCCAATGCATTCAGATTGATGGAAAATGCTTCGGTCATTTGCCGCATGGCCTGATTGTGCGTTTCCATGGCAATCAACTCAGCGGTATTCGGCAGGCTGTCTCGGATAGCATCGATCAAGGAAGGTTGGTGATCACTGTCATCCAGCACCCAATCAATGAAGCTCAGTTTACCGGATAAACCGGTGACTTCCTGAGCGGTGGCAATGTCGGTGATCAGCATGTTATCCAGCGCGTGTCGGCTTAACGAGTCGCTGAGTGCGATCAAACCGATGACTTGCATCTTCCGCTCACCCTGGCCTGTGCTGATTGTCAGCCAGTCATCAACCTTCAATTCGAGTTTTTGGGCGGTATGCTCGCTGATCAAGAGGGTATCCGGTTCTGTGATTAAGCGGCCGGCGAGTGCCGATTGATCCTCGGTCAATGCAGTTTGCCAGCTAGCCTGAAGGCCTTTTTCAGCAAACGGATCGATACCCAGTAAAGTAAAGCGCGACTCGGGAAATTGGTTGAGTATGACGGTTGATTGAAGTGCCGGGGATAATTTGCGCAGTCCCTTATCGATTTTGAGTTGACGATAAATACGCTCATCAAGACCGCCATCGCCGCCTATGATTCTGTGCGTTGCCGTACCTGAAATAGCGCGTCCAGCCTGAGTGAATGATTGCAGCGAGCTTTCCAGCGCGATATCGATAGCAATGACGACAGCAACGCCCAGTGTAATGCCTAATAATGCCAAGGCCAGTTGCCAGGGATGTTTCAATAAAAAGTTGCGGCTGGCGCGGTTTATTAATGAGCTCATGATTTCTTTTCAACGGTAACCAGCGTTTTGTCCCGTATTGTAAAGACTCTATCGGCCAGCCCCATAACTTCCTGACTGTGGGTTGCCATGATCATGGTTTTACCGGTTTGACGTACCAGCGTATCCAATAACGCCAGGACTTGCTTGCCGGTTTCCAGATCCAGGTTGCCCGTGGGTTCGTCGGCTAAAACGATGGCCGGTTCATGGATCAGCGACCGGGCTATTGCGATACGTTGCTGCTCGCCTCCCGAAAGACGGTCCGGATAACTGTCCTGACGCGGCTTTAAGTCGAGTTTATCAAGCAGGTTCAAGGCTTTTTCCACATCAGTATCGGTAATGCGGTGCAGTAATTCCAAAGGCAGCAGTAAGTTTTCCAGTACGGTCAGCGTTGGAATCAGATTGTAAGCCTGAAATACAAAACCGATATGCCTGCGCCTGAACAATGTGCGTTCGTTTTCCGGCAGTGCGGTCAATTCAGTGCCCATGATGTTGACCCGTCCACTGTTGGGCTGGTCGATACCGCTCAGCAGGTTCAGCAACGTTGATTTTCCCGAGCCGCTTCTGCCCAGCAGCACGATCAATTCGCCCTGACGGATATTCAGCGAGACATTACCCAGAATCGTTTGTTCAAGTCCTGACTCCCAATAACTTTTGGTCACTTCTTGGAGTGAGATGGCTGTTTCCATGGTTTTACGGGTTGAGTTGAGAGAAAACGGAACGGAATATGCCCCAAATAGGCTATATATCAAGTTCACGCCGATTATCGGTAAAAGTTACTTTACGCCTGTTTCCTGATCAGTGATGGGGTTAATTTATATCGAACCTGCGATTGTGCAAATCAGATCCAGAGGGACAAAACAGAAGACGGCCGCCTTGATAAACATTAGAATGCAAAAAATTGTCATGATAACAAGATCCGGATGCAGTCGTTAAGACCGGGCTGATTTCGGAGAAGATATTTAATTAAGGAGCATCACATGGATAAATACGGCCATATTTTGGTTGCAGTGGATTACTCGCATCATTGCCGCATCGTTGCAGAAAAAGCCCGGCAACTGGCAAGTCTGCATCAGGCTAAACTCAGTCTCTTGCATGTACTGGATAATATCCCCATGCCGCAAATGCAGTACGGCACGATAATACCGCTGGATGAGTTGTCCGATAACACGCTATTGGAAGCTGAAAAAACCAGACTGATAGAACTGGGCAAAGATCTGGGTATCAGCAAAGATAATTGCCAACTGGTTTGGGGCATGCCCAAGCGTGAAATCACATTGTTTGCTGACCGCAAAGATGTGGATTTGATTGTCGTCGGTTCGCATGGCCGGCATGGCATCGCCTTGTTGCTGGGTTCTACAGCCAATGCTGTGTTACATCATGCTCACTGCGATGTGCTTTCGGTGCGTTTGAAAGATTGATGGTAACTACTCGTCCGCTTTGAATTAAGGGTGGTGTAGATGCTTGATTTCAAAGGACGCATAGATACGTCCCTGTAGCTCTCTGCAACATCCCTGTTGCAGAAGCCTTTTCAATCAACCACCTACACCCACTAAAATGGGAGGGGGTGAGCAGATACGATTAATGAAAATAAACCTGCGATGGGCGTGAGGCTGCGTCATAATCGAAGTCCGCCCTAAACCGGGTGCTTAATTTTCCGGAGTGATGAAAAACAGCTTCATGAAACTTTGGTTGGTCGTTGGCAATTCGAAAACGGCTTTCGGATGCTGATTAAGATCTACTTAATTTACTGCCATTACAGTCTCCTCGTTCTATCAAGATACTCCCTGTATCGTCTGGTTTGATTTGTGAGCTAACAGCAAGCGCTCTTGGCTCGCTTATACCCCCAGAACTTCGCTTACCCCGGCTATTAAACTCAAGACAGGGCAGTACTCTTCAGTTGTTTAAATTAGGAGAAATTTATGGTTCAAACAAAATGGGTCAGATGTTTATTTTCTGTCATGTGCTTACTACTGCTTAATTCGAAATGCGCTTTGGCATTTGAGTCAGGAAACGATTTGCCTGTTGGAAATTATCTAAGTGCTGTTACTGCAGGTGATTTTAATGCCGATCAAAAAGCTGACCTGGCAGTCACCAATTACTATGATGGCACCCTTTCGATTGTGTTCGGAAACGGCAGTGGAAATGTATCACAGCCATTGCTTTACCGGGTAGGCAACGCACCGATGCATGTTCATTCAACCGACTTGAACGGTGACGGCATAACAGATCTGGTTGTCGCCAATTACCAAAGTCATAATGTTTCAGTGCTGATGGGCAGAGGGCAAGGTTCTTTCAGAGCCGCCAGGAACTATTTGTCCGGAAAAACGCCCATTCAGGTAGTCAGTTCGGATTTTAACAATGACAAAATACCCGATCTGGCCGTTGCCAATAGCAGTACCAACTCGATATCACTGATGCTTGGAAAAGGAGATGGAAGCTTTTTACCGGCCAGTAGTTTTAATGTGGGTCTACAACCCAGTTCACTCGCGGCGGGTGACATTAATAGAGATGGCCGTACAGATTTAGTCGTAGCCAATTACAAAGATAATACCGTATCGGTGTTATTGGGTGACGGTAAAGGCCTGTTTTCTCCGCAAAAGAAAATAGCGGCAGGTTCCGGCCCTTATTCACTGGCATTGACAGACCTTAATAGAGACAGCAAACCGGATGTTGTTGTAACCAATTACAAAAGTGGCACTGTTTCCATCTTATTGGGTAAAGGGGATGGTAATTTCGTAGCCATGGGCATTATTGCCGTCGGGCAAACCCCACGGTTTTTGCTGAGTGAAGACTTAAATAACGATAAAATTCCTGATCTGGCAATAACCCGTTTTTCGGATAACAAAGTGACATTATTATTAGGCAAAGGGGACGGCCGTTTTTCCGCGCCTGAAATTTTTGCAGTGGGTAATGGGCCGACGTCTATTGCTGCCCGTGATTTCGATCGCGACCAAGCATTAGATCTTGCGGTTGCTAACCATTATGACGGCAGCCTCTCTATGCTGTTTGGTGAGCGGTCAGATAGCCAATCGCCACCGCCCGTGAGTCAGCCGCCCGCTCCAACGCCCGGTCAACAGGACGGTGGTTTGGCGGCTATTGAACAAAGTGTCCTCCAGAAAATCAACGCTTACCGTGTTTCGCGAGGTTTAGCCTTATTAACTGCCGACAACACGATCAGCGATGTGGCAAGAATTCATAGCCAAAATATGGCGTCAGGATCAGTCTCTTTTGGTCATGACGGTTTTCAAACGCGTATTCAAACCATTGCTCAAGCACTGCCTTATCGCAGCGCCGGTGAAAACGTGGCTGCTAATTGGGGTTACGGCGATCCGGCAGCAACAGCGGTTGATGGCTGGTTAAAGAGTGCTGCTCATCATGCCAGTATTGTGGGAAATTATCGAAAAACAGGGATAGGCGTAGCCAGAAGCCGTAGCGGAGAAGTATTTCTTACCCAAATCTTTTGGTATTGATTTTTTATCTCAAGAAAAAACGAGGGAATGATCGCTTTACGTTGTTTTTATCATAATCTGGAGTTTGTTCCGGTTTATAAGCAAGTCAAACCCAAATCGGTAAAAAGTGGATCTTGGTTTCTAATCGTTCAGGTCTTTACATGCCTAAAAGTAGCTTGTTTTACCTAATATTCAGCCTTGTATTACTTTCCTGTAAAGCTCAGGAACACTCTGTTGTTCGATCGGAAACAAGGCACACAGAAAACAGATTAGTGCTGGTCTGTGATAATGGTTATGACATAAGCGCCATCTACTATGCACCTAATTCGGAAGGCATATTGTTGAAGCTGTCTTTAAAAATCAGTAAAGCGGGGAAAACGGATGCCGTGGAAATGATCCCTGCAATTGCTGCCAGCGGCGCGAAATTCGAGACTCCGGATGGTCAACTGTCTTTTTGGGAGCATCAAGGCGAGTTTACGTTGGGAAAAGGCGATAAGAATGTCAGCGTTTGTCGTCAAGCCGCCAAGAAATCAGTGCCCTAAGAGATAGCTGCGAAAAGAGACGCATCTCTTTTCGCAGTGTTTTCCGCAAGAATGCCTAATGGCCTTGTTTTTTAATGGGTTGTGATTTAGTCGTGACGGTCTTTTTTAACTCGTGTTCCGGCTGTGGTGCCAAGCAGGCCAAAATTGTTACCCCATTGGCCAATAAATGAGTTTTTATCAGGACTAAACTGGAGTTCAAAGTCGGATTGGACTGTTACATTCGGTGCCGGGGAAAAATCGAGAGACAATGTGGCAGAGCAATCAGGATTAATGGATGCTGTTCCACTCACCGGTCCTGTAAATCCAGGAACGACTGAACCATTCG comes from Methylicorpusculum oleiharenae and encodes:
- a CDS encoding FG-GAP-like repeat-containing protein, whose translation is MVQTKWVRCLFSVMCLLLLNSKCALAFESGNDLPVGNYLSAVTAGDFNADQKADLAVTNYYDGTLSIVFGNGSGNVSQPLLYRVGNAPMHVHSTDLNGDGITDLVVANYQSHNVSVLMGRGQGSFRAARNYLSGKTPIQVVSSDFNNDKIPDLAVANSSTNSISLMLGKGDGSFLPASSFNVGLQPSSLAAGDINRDGRTDLVVANYKDNTVSVLLGDGKGLFSPQKKIAAGSGPYSLALTDLNRDSKPDVVVTNYKSGTVSILLGKGDGNFVAMGIIAVGQTPRFLLSEDLNNDKIPDLAITRFSDNKVTLLLGKGDGRFSAPEIFAVGNGPTSIAARDFDRDQALDLAVANHYDGSLSMLFGERSDSQSPPPVSQPPAPTPGQQDGGLAAIEQSVLQKINAYRVSRGLALLTADNTISDVARIHSQNMASGSVSFGHDGFQTRIQTIAQALPYRSAGENVAANWGYGDPAATAVDGWLKSAAHHASIVGNYRKTGIGVARSRSGEVFLTQIFWY
- a CDS encoding MliC family protein, producing the protein MLVCDNGYDISAIYYAPNSEGILLKLSLKISKAGKTDAVEMIPAIAASGAKFETPDGQLSFWEHQGEFTLGKGDKNVSVCRQAAKKSVP
- a CDS encoding universal stress protein, with the translated sequence MDKYGHILVAVDYSHHCRIVAEKARQLASLHQAKLSLLHVLDNIPMPQMQYGTIIPLDELSDNTLLEAEKTRLIELGKDLGISKDNCQLVWGMPKREITLFADRKDVDLIVVGSHGRHGIALLLGSTANAVLHHAHCDVLSVRLKD
- a CDS encoding FtsX-like permease family protein; this translates as MSSLINRASRNFLLKHPWQLALALLGITLGVAVVIAIDIALESSLQSFTQAGRAISGTATHRIIGGDGGLDERIYRQLKIDKGLRKLSPALQSTVILNQFPESRFTLLGIDPFAEKGLQASWQTALTEDQSALAGRLITEPDTLLISEHTAQKLELKVDDWLTISTGQGERKMQVIGLIALSDSLSRHALDNMLITDIATAQEVTGLSGKLSFIDWVLDDSDHQPSLIDAIRDSLPNTAELIAMETHNQAMRQMTEAFSINLNALGLLSLLVGMFLIYNTMTFLVIQRWRLIGSLRLLGVSRKQVFTMIVQEALLLALAGTGTGILLGIMLAQGLLHLVSATVNSIFFRIEGGDWFVSYWQIGKAIGLGVGATLLAVLPPALEATRLAPSTVIIRSQLESGIRRIIKIATSLSVVFIFLGLGLAYFSETSIRLGLACIFMLLFGFALMTPGITLVIMKGVEWLTGRLFGVLGKLPPRLVTAEISRTGIAIAALMIAVSATIGMDLMISSFRQTVSDWLKISLQADLYVALPGEKLADNKAAVDQLLKTAIAEIPGVSKLSSVLHTRIRGVNGLIDASVFELNDQAQHGFLFTHPPKADIWQTFEQQGVFITEPYAYHHGLKPGQDLLLHTAQGQQAFKILAIYKDYSGDRGHIAMSRTLYLRHWPDLGFTGIGIYAQPDTDLSALEPQIAGLLKGAQSVRSNRAIYEASMQVFGQTFAVTEALRWLAAGIAFVGVFGALMALQYERTRQLGILRAIGVTPRQLSIMITSETGLMGLVAGVFSIPVGFIVAYVLIFVVYQRSFGWTMDFHMNTASLFQGLLLALIAALLAGILPSLKMAKTSPAIALRNE
- a CDS encoding ABC transporter ATP-binding protein — encoded protein: METAISLQEVTKSYWESGLEQTILGNVSLNIRQGELIVLLGRSGSGKSTLLNLLSGIDQPNSGRVNIMGTELTALPENERTLFRRRHIGFVFQAYNLIPTLTVLENLLLPLELLHRITDTDVEKALNLLDKLDLKPRQDSYPDRLSGGEQQRIAIARSLIHEPAIVLADEPTGNLDLETGKQVLALLDTLVRQTGKTMIMATHSQEVMGLADRVFTIRDKTLVTVEKKS